Proteins encoded in a region of the Fusarium falciforme chromosome 6, complete sequence genome:
- a CDS encoding Beta-lactamase domain-containing protein, whose translation MSEDIETSFQAAIDSGKINGAVLYATDADGDFVYNNAMGQRTLLSGEKRLQELDDILFLASATKLIATIAALQCVEDGLLSLTGDLSSIAPELAEKQVLTGFSEEGEPILEPAAGPVTLEMLLTHSAGTAYDFLHPLIGKWREKFSPPESGRKKTVEELFVYPLAHQPGGSWMYGPGLDWAGRIVERATKRTLSEHVNERILAPLGLKKDAQFFPATREDLRDRLVDLNPDDPEGLGRAVLGGGGEMNLRGKGDFGGHGMFIPGNYYIKILQSLLANDGKILKPATVDDMFQHHLSPESTAGHQAALAGPAGIFFRCGVDPETKMGYGLGGLLTLEDVDGWYGAHTLTWGGGLTLTWFIDRKNDICGVGAIQAALAGGVDGKLVSDLKQVFRKDIYRKRATWKGKQ comes from the coding sequence ATGTCCGAAGACATCGAAACCAGCTTTCAAGCCGCCATTGATTCCGGCAAGATCAATGGCGCTGTTCTCTATGCCACCGACGCCGATGGCGACTTTGTGTATAACAACGCCATGGGCCAGCGCACTCTATTATCCGGAGAGAAACGCCTCCAGGAACTCGACGATATCTTGTTTCTAGCCTCGGCAACCAAGTTGATTGCTACGATCGCTGCCCTCCAGTGCGTCGAGGATGGTCTCCTGTCTCTCACGGGAGATCTGTCATCCATCGCACCTGAGCTGGCTGAGAAGCAAGTTCTCACAGGTTTCTCCGAAGAGGGAGAACCCATCTTGGAACCAGCCGCTGGCCCTGTTACTCTCGAAATGCTGCTCACACACAGCGCTGGTACTGCCTACGATTTCCTGCATCCTCTTATCGGAAAGTGGCGTGAGAAGTTCTCACCTCCTGAGTCCGGCCGAAAGAAAACAGTCGAAGAGCTCTTCGTCTACCCCCTTGCACATCAACCAGGAGGATCCTGGATGTACGGGCCTGGGCTGGACTGGGCAGGCCGCATTGTGGAACGAGCGACGAAGCGCACTCTTTCTGAGCACGTCAACGAACGCATCCTGGCTCCCCTTGGATTGAAGAAAGACGCTCAGTTTTTTCCGGCTACCAGAGAAGACTTGCGCGATCGTCTTGTCGATCTGAACCCTGACGATCCGGAGGGTCTTGGCCGTGCCGTGCTTGGTGGCGGTGGAGAGATGAATCTTCGAGGCAAGGGAGATTTCGGAGGTCACGGCATGTTCATTCCTGGCAACTACTACATCAAAATTCTTCAATCCTTGCTTGCCAACGACGGAAAGATTCTCAAACCCGCTACCGTTGACGACATGTTCCAGCATCATCTCTCTCCCGAATCAACCGCTGGCCACCAGGCTGCACTGGCGGGCCCTGCAGGTATCTTCTTCCGTTGCGGTGTTGACCCAGAGACGAAAATGGGCTACGGACTGGGAGGTCTCTTGACTCTGGAGGATGTTGATGGATGGTACGGTGCTCATACACTTACCTGGGGAGGAGGTCTTACCCTTACTTGGTTCATCGATCGAAAGAATGATATATGTGGCGTTGGTGCTATTCAGGCTGCCTTGGCTGGAGGGGTGGATGGTAAGTTGGTGTCTGATCTTAAGCAAGTGTTCCGCAAGGATATTTATCGCAAGCGCGCCACATGGAAGGGAAAGCAGTAG
- a CDS encoding AAA domain-containing protein: MAEEEESLHEKHDQESKNGDEDGDTPEEEVLPEKERPLTTEVRYYNYQGFMNRMDGDDGDYVIEVLVARADWHEDVKAETKKRPQRSHPENNYKTKGISGAQLKLPRGSKSPQEGRIQRIRIRSETILRALGSLAECEEIETEPTLEFSRPFRILEEFHGGMKKKLVEMENAHKPQGDSPSTGLGSLLPGTAGVRSDESIEMERPKVSGEDTGDVLEANETDKNSSRSTETALEHMRCYVDFVEQVVLPIRSKFQHHDKKTRRRVRYEEIPYLFHPGSLAFLPLAQSGQTLHRSAAQQVWRMASCIVSDHSTDFDEEKECFLKNSGETSWGIYCLDYDGEKLFPVWRNVEFDFFNGERDITSLKCYPLESHPNYAALLEEQRKLGQTFKSCIAESVRHLYYSGWTFITGIREEPLVDDKGEIIKYPEYVESEVVIDFKETLRNYPQWETSVGECETQDTSWETTGYAEMELRVWEEYPNGLDSSRRFRSEAFPILSREDTLYHREAKEWADNDRFIVGDGAIAIKDDEWTDEELAILPKRLFGYVLRERRFARLEVQGIDMNSQQSRVTLDDIQMPAPRRKMIRSAVSAHFRARQKEKQGQSTIQLDVVQGKGKGLVILLHGAPGVGKTATAEAVAIENSKPLFPITCGDLGFSPSAVDKSLRDTFRYAHLWDCVLLLDEADVFLTQRDRSSGNLERNALVGVFLRVLEYYSGILFLTTNRVGALDEAFRSRVHLSLCYPHLSLNDTIAILQSNLNRLPRIEHAKDKSSNDGYIKVLDSAIKKFVEDEYREYSRANKKKKGPWNGRQIRNAVQIAADLALYDKEAAGENDGLPVILTADHFRSVAETTSEFEAYLKSTKKGDETFQARVRQDRDDDFQEEEEAEEYARYSGHSDAKPFGGPQRPKLKSSVSGPPRTRQRGASRVPSTPDRSRTPASLHADGASGNYFRSSKSSPGPAHSGQRPRHAPHEPECSDVAENMQGDLSEEEELEERGYGYSPQSVSRGSRPLQFGKKSDRYV; encoded by the exons atggctgagGAG GAGGAATCTCTCCACGAGAAACATGACCAAGAAAGTAAAAacggagatgaagatggagacaCGCCGGAAGAAGAAGTTCTTCCAGAGAAGGAACGGCCTCTCACGACAGAGGTGCGCTACTACAACTACCAAGGATTCATGAACCGTATGGATGGGGACGACGGAGACTATGTCATTGAAGTCCTCGTCGCCAGGGCCGACTGGCATGAGGATGTCAAAGCCGAGACGAAGAAAAGACCTCAACGCAGCCACCCTGAAAACAACTACAAGACCAAAGGCATCTCTGGAGCGCAGCTGAAGCTACCCAGAGGTTCCAAATCACCTCAGGAGGGGCGCATCCAGCGGATCCGGATTCGGTCAGAGACGATCCTTCGTGCTCTGGGATCTCTGGCCGAGTGTGAGGAAATAGAGACCGAACCAACGTTGGAGTTTAGCCGCCCTTTTCGGATTCTTGAAGAGTTCCACGGCGGCATGAAAAAGAAGTTagtcgagatggagaatgCGCACAAGCCACAAGGTGATTCGCCTAGCACGGGTCTGGGTAGCCTTTTGCCAGGGACGGCTGGGGTCCGTTCGGATGAGTCTATCGAGATGGAGCGGCCCAAGGTCTCTGGCGAGGATACAGGCGACGTTCTCGAAGCCAACGAGACCGACAAAAATTCGAGCAGATCAACCGAGACTGCTTTAGAACACATGCGGTGCTACGTCGACTTCGTGGAGCAGGTGGTACTACCTATCCGCAGCAAGTTCCAACACCACGACAAGAAAACACGTCGCCGTGTCAGGTACGAAGAGATCCCATATCTCTTCCACCCTGGATCGTTGGCCTTCCTACCTCTCGCCCAGTCAGGCCAAACTCTCCACCGATCTGCCGCGCAACAGGTGTGGAGGATGGCCTCATGCATTGTATCCGACCACTCTACCGACTTCGACGAAGAGAAAGAATGTTTTCTCAAAAACTCCGGCGAGACATCATGGGGCATTTACTGTCTCGACTATGACGGCGAGAAGCTGTTTCCAGTTTGGAGGAATGTCGAGTTCGATTTCTTCAATGGGGAGCGAGATATTACGTCCCTAAAGTGCTACCCTCTGGAATCCCACCCAAATTACGCTGCACTCCTCGAGGAACAAAGGAAGTTGGGACAAACCTTCAAGTCGTGCATTGCCGAGAGCGTGAGGCATCTCTACTACTCAGGGTGGACTTTCATCACGGGCATTCGGGAGGAGCCCCTGGTAGACGACAAGGGAGAAATCATCAAATATCCTGAGTATGTCGAAAGTGAGGTTGTTATCGATTTCAAGGAGACTCTTCGGAACTACCCACAATGGGAGACCAGCGTCGGCGAATGTGAGACACAGGATACCTCGTGGGAAACTACGGGGTACGCTGAAATGGAACTCCGAGTCTGGGAAGAGTATCCCAACGGCTTGGATAGCTCCAGACGCTTCAGATCCGAGGCCTTCCCCATTCTTTCCCGAGAGGACACGTTATACCACCGAGAAGCAAAAGAATGGGCTGATAATGATAGGTTCATTGTCGGGGATGGCGCTATCGCTATCAAAGACGATGAGTGGACAGATGAAGAGCTAGCTATCCTACCGAAGAGGTTATTCGGCTATGTTTTAAGGGAGAGGAGGTTCGCCCGCCTCGAAGTCCAAGGCATCGACATGAACTCGCAACAGAGCCGTGTCACACTGGATGATATTCAGATGCCCGCGCCCCGCAGAAAGATGATCAGGTCGGCAGTCTCGGCTCATTTCAGAGCACGGCAGAAAGAGAAGCAGGGACAGTCGACCATCCAGCTCGACGTTGTCCAGGGAAAGGGGAAGGGGCTCGTGATTCTTCTACATGGAGCTCCCGGCGTTGGTAAAACGGCCACGGCCGAGGCGGTCGCGATTGAGAACAGCAAGCCGCTTTTCCCCATCACCTGTGGCGACTTGGGGTTCTCGCCCAGCGCAGTTGACAAGTCGCTCCGAGACACGTTTCGCTATGCCCACTTGTGGGACTGTGTCCTGCTCCTTGACGAGGCCGACGTCTTCCTCACGCAGCGAGATCGGAGCAGTGGCAACTTGGAGCGTAACGCCCTCGTAGGAG TATTTCTCAGAGTATTGGAGTACTATAGTGgaatcctcttcctcacaaCAAACCGAGTAGGAGCCCTTGACGAAGCCTTCCGCTCGCGCGTGCACTTGAGCCTCTGCTATCCGCACCTAAGCCTGAATGACACAATCGCGATTCTCCAATCCAACCTGAATCGTCTACCCAGGATTGAGCACGCAAAAGACAAGTCCTCCAATGACGGGTACATCAAGGTCCTGGACAGCGCCATCAAGAAGTTCGTCGAAGACGAATATAGAGAATACTCAAGGGCcaacaaaaagaagaagggaccCTGGAACGGGCGCCAGATCCGCAACGCAGTGCAGATTGCCGCAGACCTTGCCCTTTACGACAAAGAGGCGGCAGGCGAAAACGACGGCCTGCCGGTCATCCTGACCGCCGACCACTTCCGGTCTGTAGCGGAAACGACATCGGAATTTGAGGCCTACTTGAAGTCCACCAAAAAGGGCGACGAGACGTTCCAGGCCAGAGTGCGTCAGGATCGAGACGATGActtccaggaggaggaggaggctgaggagtaCGCCCGCTATTCAGGCCATTCTGATGCTAAACCGTTTGGAGGACCACAGAGGCCAAAATTGAAGAGCTCTGTCTCAGGGCCGCCGAGGACTAGACAAAGGGGGGCATCGAGGGTACCTAGCACGCCCGACCGGAGCCGGACCCCAGCTTCACTACATGCTGACGGAGCAAGTGGTAACTATTTCCGCTCATCGAAATCGTCTCCCGGGCCGGCTCACTCAGGCCAACGACCCCGACACGCTCCTCATGAACCGGAGTGTAGCGACGTGGCTGAAAACATGCAGGGTGACTTgtctgaagaagaggagcttGAAGAGCGGGGCTATGGCTATAGTCCTCAGTCCGTCTCGCGGGGCAGTAGACCGTTGCAGTTTGGTAAGAAGTCAGATCGGTATGTCTAG